In Pantoea agglomerans, the genomic stretch GCGCGGGAGCTGATGTCGCTTTCGCCTTCACGGCCACTGCGTTATTCGGCAGCGCGTAAACAGAGGCGGGCAACACCAGCAACAGCAGCATCGCCGCGATAGCGAAACAGGCGCCGCGCCAGCTCAGCAGATGAATCAGCAGCGCGGTGCCTGGCCATACCAGCGTGGTGCAAAAGCCGGAGATCAGGGTAATGCTGGTGATGGCGCTGCGCGCCTGCCCGCCGTAGCACGTGCCCAGCGTTGCGAACAGCGCGTCATAAAGCCCCATCGCCATACCCACGCCGATAATCACCCAGGCGCCAAGAAACAGTGGCAGCGAGTGGCTTAATCCCATCACCACCAGCCCGGCCGCCATCACCGCCCCGCTCAGCGCCAGCAGCATTCGGCCGCCGGTGCGCGCGATAATGCGTCCGCAAAGCGGCGCCAGCAGGCCGGACACCAGGATGCCGAGCGACAGTGCGCCGTAGACCCACTGCTGCGACCAGCCGGTTTCCGCGACGATGGGGGCCGCCATCACCGCCATCAGATAGAAGGAGCCGCCCCAGGAGAGTATTTGTACCAGGCCCAGCACCACAACCGCCGACACGCCGGGTTTATTCCGTTGATTCACATCCGTCACCCTTTTGTACAGGTAGCGCCTTTTATAACATGCCAGAGAATAAGGAAAAAACCGAAACGCACGCAGCGCCTCGCTTTGCCTGTTCAG encodes the following:
- a CDS encoding MFS transporter, which produces MNQRNKPGVSAVVVLGLVQILSWGGSFYLMAVMAAPIVAETGWSQQWVYGALSLGILVSGLLAPLCGRIIARTGGRMLLALSGAVMAAGLVVMGLSHSLPLFLGAWVIIGVGMAMGLYDALFATLGTCYGGQARSAITSITLISGFCTTLVWPGTALLIHLLSWRGACFAIAAMLLLLVLPASVYALPNNAVAVKAKATSAPAPQSDIAPSLFWLLCAIFTLASVIMTAMSVQLIALLQASGYTLAAALGLSAILGPCQVGSRIVDILFKRGHPIWTAFFSVGLVALGLLLLALFPQLALLSMVFYGAGNGLRAIVRGTLPLAMVKPEAYAVVVGRMARPALIGQALTPLAGGYLFETLGASATLWLLCALALLNVALVLLLKKRLPSTPPAAV